The Paenibacillus sp. RC334 nucleotide sequence CCCAAATCGTTGCAACAGCGTATGCGTGATGGCAAAATATACGATCCTGTCAAGGTGGAGCAGGCGCTTAGCCACTTTTTTAAATTAGGCAATCTGATTGCCTTGCGGGAGCTTGCTCTGCGGGAATTGGCAGATGACGTAGATGAACGGTTGGAATCCTGGGATCGACACGAATCGCTTAGAGGGCCGTGGCGTAGAGAGGAAGTAATCTTCGTAGGAGTGACGCTTAGTAACAATGCCGAAAGGCTGATTCGACGCGGCTTTCGTATTGCTTTTCGTTTGAAGGCGGTATGGATCGTGACCTATGTTCATGTCGGTATAAGCATACCGGAGAAGCTAAACTCCCGGCTGGAACAGTTGAAAATGCTAACCCACCGTCTGGGAGGAACCTTCGAAATCCGGCTTGTTTCCAGTCGGAGAGAGATTGCTGACATATTGATTGCTCCGGTGGAAGGATATACGGGTACGCAGTTAATTGTGGGGCAGTCCTCCAGAAGCAGTCGTTGGGGAATGGATGCGGTCGTCCCGCAAATTCTCCGTCAAGCGCGTCATATGGATGTTCTGATCGTGGCGGACTATGACCCGGACATCAAGTTGGAGGAAGAGGATTGAATCGCCTAATCCTTTTATAAATAGTCAGATGCTGGTTTCCGGTTGTTCAGTGCTTCCATAGTATATTCTATCTCAAAGAATTGGAGGCGAATTCGAATATGTTTAAACATCGTCCGCGTCATTGTCATTTTCCTAAGCCAAGAAAACGTTTCTTTAAGAAGATTTTCAAAACAACGGTGACTACAATTAAATTTGAACCTAAAGTTAAACGTCGTCATTTCACTCATGTGGAATGTGGCGTGCTGAAAGGCCATCACCATCACCACCGGAAACATCGTCATCATCGTCACCATGACTGTCACCGTTGTCACCACAAATTCTTCTAAGATTAAGGCAATGGAGGCGGGCTTGAATGCCCGCCTTTTGCTACATAAGGATTGTGAAGAAATTCTAACATAAAAAATGCTTGCTCTAAAATAGGCGCTGTGCTATTCTACCAGTAAATAGATTGCACGTGACGGAAGCACCGTTCACCAACCGTATGTATGTACGGTTTGATGAACGGTGCTTTTTTGCGTTGTTGTTTTGGGGGAGGGGATGAGCGTCATGATTCCGGTAAAAGTGGTTCTGGCTGTAGGTAGTCGGGATTATATCGAGCCACTGCTGAATTATGTACACGGAAGCGAGTACGCCAGAAGGCTGAGAGTAACGGCATTTTCGCAGCCGGAGGCATTTCGCCAATACATGATGGAAACGGCTGGAATGAAAAAGCCGGATGTTGTGGTGGGTGAAGCCGCTTTTTTGAGTCTGTGGACAGATCGGGAAGCTTCTGATATTCCTTGTCTGGTGCTACATGAGGGAGAACAGGTGAGCGAATACGGACAACCTTTATTAAAATATCAGCCCTTGTCTGAACTGGTGGGCTTTATTTTGGAAACGGTGAGACAGCGGACAAGTGGGCAGCAGAGCTTAAACAGCCGGGAAGGCGGAATGATTATTGGCATGGTTGCAGCCTCCGGCGGGCTGGGCAAGACAACGGCCGCACTCAATATATCCAAGCAGCTGGGAAATGAGGGGTATTCGGTTTTTTATTTGAATTTGGAAACGGTGGATTCAAGTTCGTTATTCACAGGTTCCGGCAGTTCTAGTGAAGGAGAAGGAGAGGGGCTGTCCAGACTGCTTTATGATCTCAAGGCGATGGGACATAACGGAAATCCCTTATCTGTCGCTTCGTATTGTGTGCGCCGTTCTGAAATTCAGGCCGACACCTTTCAACCTGTCGATAACCGCAAGGAACTGATAGACATGACCTGTGATGAAGCGGTAGAGCTGATTCGGACGATTGCCGAAAGTGGACAGTATGATGTCGTAATTGTAGATGGCGAGTCTGAAAATAGTGACCGGGCTCAAGCTGTGCTTAAAGCCAGTCATAGGCTGATTTGGCTGCTGGCTGACGATTTAATGAGCATGCACAAGTGCGGGCTATGGCTGGATGTTCTGGAAGCCACACAGCCGGAAGGACTTGAAGCCATGCTGACCAAAACCCGCTTTGTGGTGAACCGTTATATGGGAACTATGGTCAACTCGTTACCTCGGGATTTTATGGAGCTGAACGGGGCGCTGCCTTACATTCCTTCATGGAAGCAGATGCAGCATCGTGAGCTGCTGCTTAGTTCGCCGATTTATCAGCGGGAAATTCGCCAGCTGTGCCGCGAGCTGCTGAATGTGGAGACTGTAACACAGCCGCCCGCTGCTTGGTCTTAAAGGGGGCCGATGAACATGAATGAAGAACGGTTTCGTGCACTACGAGCGGATATCCGGGGAGGCCTGGACGTCACGTCCTCGGTAGGGGATGCAGAGTTAGTGCGGCATATTGAAAATCGAATTTTGCATGACACAGAGCTGGCAGGTTTGACCTCCAGAGAAAAGCATGCGCTGGTCCGTAAAATTTTTAATTCCTTCCGTGGGCTGGATGTGCTCCAGCCGTTGATCGATGATCCTACGGTTACGGAAATTATGATTAACAGTCATCGGGAAATTTTTGTGGAGCGGGCAGGTGAGGTGATCCAGGCACCCGATCAATTTGAATCCCGTGAGCGACTGGAGGATTTGATCCAGACGATTGTAGCCGGGGTGAACCGGATTGTGAATGAGTCTTCGCCGATTGTCGACGCCCGATTAAAGGATGGATCACGCGTAAATATTGTGCTACCGCCAGTAGCTCTCAAAGGGCCGACGATGACGATACGGAAGTTTCCCGAGCGTCCGATGACGATGGATGATTTGATACGAATGGGGGCGCTGGATGCAGAAGCCGCCCATATGCTCAAGGACTTGGTACGTAGCAAGTACAACATTTTTATAAGCGGGGGTACGGGTTCCGGTAAAACCACCTTTCTGAATGCATTATCCCAGTTTATCCCGCCGTCGGAACGGATTATTACGATTGAAGATTCGGCAGAGCTGCAAATTGTAACCGTCCCTAATCTGGTTTCCATGGAAACACGGAATGCCAACACCGAGGGCAAGGGCGAAATCACGATTCGTGATCTGATTCGTTCCTCCCTGCGTATGCGGCCCAATCGCATTGTGGTGGGTGAGGTCAGGGGGAGCGAGGCGTTGGATATGTTACAGGCGATGAACACAGGACATGATGGATCGTTATCGACGGGGCACGCGAATAATATTCGTGATATGGTCAGCAGATTGGAAACGATGGTACTGGGTGGGGCTGATCTTCCGCTTGGTGTGGT carries:
- a CDS encoding CpaF family protein — its product is MNEERFRALRADIRGGLDVTSSVGDAELVRHIENRILHDTELAGLTSREKHALVRKIFNSFRGLDVLQPLIDDPTVTEIMINSHREIFVERAGEVIQAPDQFESRERLEDLIQTIVAGVNRIVNESSPIVDARLKDGSRVNIVLPPVALKGPTMTIRKFPERPMTMDDLIRMGALDAEAAHMLKDLVRSKYNIFISGGTGSGKTTFLNALSQFIPPSERIITIEDSAELQIVTVPNLVSMETRNANTEGKGEITIRDLIRSSLRMRPNRIVVGEVRGSEALDMLQAMNTGHDGSLSTGHANNIRDMVSRLETMVLGGADLPLGVVRQQISSAIDIFVHLSRLRDKSRRVLEISEVTGFENGEVILNPLYRFQERGESKGRIVGRLECCGEGLQHTLKLQMAGMKPESWSRGKRRYEARKSGCEVGASIPSG
- a CDS encoding ParA family protein; translation: MIPVKVVLAVGSRDYIEPLLNYVHGSEYARRLRVTAFSQPEAFRQYMMETAGMKKPDVVVGEAAFLSLWTDREASDIPCLVLHEGEQVSEYGQPLLKYQPLSELVGFILETVRQRTSGQQSLNSREGGMIIGMVAASGGLGKTTAALNISKQLGNEGYSVFYLNLETVDSSSLFTGSGSSSEGEGEGLSRLLYDLKAMGHNGNPLSVASYCVRRSEIQADTFQPVDNRKELIDMTCDEAVELIRTIAESGQYDVVIVDGESENSDRAQAVLKASHRLIWLLADDLMSMHKCGLWLDVLEATQPEGLEAMLTKTRFVVNRYMGTMVNSLPRDFMELNGALPYIPSWKQMQHRELLLSSPIYQREIRQLCRELLNVETVTQPPAAWS